TAAGGGGAATAGATACCGAGTTCACAACACTTTTATATCCATTTGTAGTTGTAACTTCAAAAGAACCAGGACGTAATAAATAATTTACATCTGCAGGGGAGTGATGTTTTGAAACGATATTATTAGCAGATGAATTGTTTGTCACAGTAATAATTGCCTCTACAGTTATTTTATCCCCAGAAACATCCAAGTCGCCCAAATTAACTGCTCCCCCATTTGTATTTAGCCAACTATTTTGAGTGAAAGCGGAAAAAGTAAAAAGTAAAAAAAATGTTGAAACAATCAGATTATTGAAACGCATAAGCCTAAGAGTAGTTTATAAATTGACACTATAAAGCTACGCTTTAACACACTTTTATTCAAACCAATGTTGAAATAAAAGAATATATCTGAAATGCTAAGAAATAATCAATTTGGCACTTACGTGCTGAAAAACAACCACCTATCTTCTTATTTCCAAATACCCTTTATAGGTGTCTAAGCCCTCTATTGTAAGTACATAATAGTACGTACCCGCAACAACCTTCCCATCCCCAATATTTACTACACCTTTGTTAGGAACTCCATCCCAATCATTTTTGTATGGATTTGCTTCATACACCTTATCTCCCCAACGATTATATATCTCTACTTTGTTATTTCCATTTCCAAATCTATCTAAATTTCTTACCACCCATTTGTCATTTATATTATCTCCGTCAGGACTAAATCCATTGGGAACATTTAATAATACTTCCTGCAATACTCGAATATATAATTTTGCTGTATCGCATTTAAGTGCACAAAACTGATCACAAATTTCATAAACCAACGAATCGTTTCCTGTAAAATCTTGATTAGGCTTATATTCTATAAGTCCATTACTGATAGAAACTACCGTACCATTAACAGGAGCTATTAGAACACTAATGTTTGCAGAACTTACAGCAGTATCGTTCTGATACACATCAAACGATTTTGTTGTGTTGTATTCTGTACTATCATTATCATTTAGCGCAATTACTATTCCATTAGAAGAATTGGATATACTAAAAGTAAAATCATTAAAGCATCCTAAATTATCAGTAACTTGAACAGTATATGAACCTGCGGTAAGTCCTGCAAAAACTCCAGTAGTATTAGTAGCCGAAGATGGCTGAAGAAGATAAGAAAATCCGCCATTCCCACCTGTTGCAGTAACAGTAGCACTTCCATCTGCATCGCCAGGACAAGACTCATTCACAAGACCCGCATTAGTAGATATTGAAATTGCAGCAGGCTGTGTAATTGTATGCACAGCACCAACAGGAGATACACAACCAAGTGTATCGGAAACAACCACTGTATAGGTGCCTGCAGCCAGCGCAGTGAACAAGCCTGAAGTATTACTTACTGCACCCGGACTTAAAGAGTAGGTATAACTACCACCTCCGCCAATAGCCACTGCTGTAAGCTGAGCAGAAGAAGCTCCGTTACATGTAGCATTTGTACTGCTTGTAACTGTTACGGTAATAGGAGTGGGCTGTGTAATAACAATAGAGTTTGTTCCATTGGCAAGTGCCGTACAACCATTGGCATCACTAACAGTTACAGTAAATGTTCCAGAGCCTAATCCAGAGAAAACTCCGGTTGTATTCGTTGTATTACCAGGCTGAAGAATATATGAGTATCCCGAAGTCCCGCCTGTAGCAGTAACTGTAAGAACTGCATTATTAACATTTGCGCAAGCAAGTGTGGTGGTAACCGCAGCGCCTGCTGTTAAAGAAAACGTAGGTTCGGTAATTGTTACAGTAGCTTGAGAAGAACAATTATTTGCATCCAAAACAGTAACGGTATAAGTACCTTGAGCAAGATTATTTGCAACGGCACCAGTAGCTGCATTGCTCCACAAATAAGTTATAGCAGGTGTTCCATTTGTAACAGTAGCGGTGGCAGAACCATTATTTCCAGCGTTACAACTTACATTTGTCTGTCCTGAAACGCTCACTACCGGACCTCCCGAAGAAGTAACGGTTGTAGATAAAGTAGTTGTACAGCCATTAGCATCGGTAACTAAAACACTATATGCGCCTAAGCCTAATCCATTAATACTTTGTGTTGTTTGCGTAGTATTCCAAAAATAAGTATAAGCTCCTGTTCCACCAGTAGGATTAGCCGTTGCAACACCATTGGTATTTCCGGAACATGCTGAAACAGAATTTGAAATGACACCTCCTAAAGCCAATGTAGGCTGAGTAATACTAACGGTAGCAAAACTAGAACATCCATTAAAATCAGTTATTACAACTGTGTAGGTTGCGGCAGATAAACCATTAACCACTTGGGCTGTGGAACCATTGCTCCATATATAGGTAAACGGAGCTTGACCTCCTGTCATATTAGCCGTAGCAGAAGCATTAGAACCACCATTACAGCTTACATTACTATTGGTAGTAACGGATGCTGTTCCTCCGGACAAATTTGTAAGAGTTGTAGAAACAATTCCTTTACAACCATTTGCATCGGTAACAGTACAAGTATAAACTCCCGATGATAAATTGTTAATTACATTCGTATTCCCCCCATTACTCCAAAAATAAGTATGTCCACCAGTTCCTCCACTCGAAGTAATTGTTGCTGAACCTATACTGGTAGTACATCCGGAAGGAGTTGTTGCAATAGTACCTGAAACGGCAGTAGCAGGCTGTGTTACGGTTGCACTCACAACCGAAGTACAAGAATTTGCATCCGTCATAGTTACTGAATAAACACCTACAGTTAGTGTAGTAATGGTTTGTAATCCAAAACCATTGCTCCAACTGTAACTAAATGGTGCTGTTCCTCCGTTATTGGTAGCAGTAAGCACTCCAGTTGCTCCGCCAAAACACAATACATTTGTTTGAGAAGCAATGGTTACAGTACCCCCGGCAATATCTGTTAATGTGGTAGTAGAAACAGATTTACAGCCATTGATATCAGACACGGTAAGCGTATAAACACCCGCAGGCAAATTAGTTAAATTAGTAGTAGTATTCCAACTATAGGAATAGGTAGGACTTCCACCGGAAGCAGAGGCAGACACAGAGCCATTAGCAAATCCGCATTTAGGTGATATGGAAGTAACGGTAA
The sequence above is drawn from the Bacteroidota bacterium genome and encodes:
- a CDS encoding gliding motility-associated C-terminal domain-containing protein; the protein is MKKRLLANFVVALSICFSLANAQSAYNPTVNSEKLSLSLQAIPIPQCALQATLSPVKPVVTGGSGNYKYKWSNGETTLKLYNYEFDRTYLLAVTDDKGNTVSQSVYLPPTSYPTVTLTATNVSDCLGACDGTATALVSGGAPPYTYSWSNGVTAVTASTVHAISGLCPGTYTVTVIDTYTCYGQATAGGVVSTPTVGISFTKTNETCTSANGSITANPTGGTSYTYLWSNAKTTQTITGASAGVYTVTVTANNGCTASASTSITNTPAGTAAITQTNVLCYGNSTGSAKVTMTGGTSPFSYTWSTGFGNQTQTGLAAGNYTVTVKDDNDCIVTATVTITQPAAPLSGTVTTTNVACFGGSTGSALITPSGGTGAYTYSWSNGRVVASNTSLSAGSYTIRLTDANGCSVTYTATINQPTSALSATVTSDSTSCNGIADGGAIVTAGGGTPNYTYLWSNGATTSINTNLLAGTYTVTVTDDNGCTVVRTTTVLQPAALSVTVTSISPKCGFANGSVSASASGGSPTYSYSWNTTTNLTNLPAGVYTLTVSDINGCKSVSTTTLTDIAGGTVTIASQTNVLCFGGATGVLTATNNGGTAPFSYSWSNGFGLQTITTLTVGVYSVTMTDANSCTSVVSATVTQPATAVSGTIATTPSGCTTSIGSATITSSGGTGGHTYFWSNGGNTNVINNLSSGVYTCTVTDANGCKGIVSTTLTNLSGGTASVTTNSNVSCNGGSNASATANMTGGQAPFTYIWSNGSTAQVVNGLSAATYTVVITDFNGCSSFATVSITQPTLALGGVISNSVSACSGNTNGVATANPTGGTGAYTYFWNTTQTTQSINGLGLGAYSVLVTDANGCTTTLSTTVTSSGGPVVSVSGQTNVSCNAGNNGSATATVTNGTPAITYLWSNAATGAVANNLAQGTYTVTVLDANNCSSQATVTITEPTFSLTAGAAVTTTLACANVNNAVLTVTATGGTSGYSYILQPGNTTNTTGVFSGLGSGTFTVTVSDANGCTALANGTNSIVITQPTPITVTVTSSTNATCNGASSAQLTAVAIGGGGSYTYSLSPGAVSNTSGLFTALAAGTYTVVVSDTLGCVSPVGAVHTITQPAAISISTNAGLVNESCPGDADGSATVTATGGNGGFSYLLQPSSATNTTGVFAGLTAGSYTVQVTDNLGCFNDFTFSISNSSNGIVIALNDNDSTEYNTTKSFDVYQNDTAVSSANISVLIAPVNGTVVSISNGLIEYKPNQDFTGNDSLVYEICDQFCALKCDTAKLYIRVLQEVLLNVPNGFSPDGDNINDKWVVRNLDRFGNGNNKVEIYNRWGDKVYEANPYKNDWDGVPNKGVVNIGDGKVVAGTYYYVLTIEGLDTYKGYLEIRR